One segment of Streptomyces sp. NBC_00576 DNA contains the following:
- a CDS encoding Fpg/Nei family DNA glycosylase, whose product MPEGDTVWQAARRLHDALAGKVLTRSDLRVPKYATADLTGRAVLEVTPRGKHLLTRIEGGLTLHSHLRMDGSWKVYENGQRWSGGPSHQIRAILGTTDRTAVGYRLPVLELLRTPDEHRAVSHLGPDLLGPDWDPDQALANLFSDPARSLGEALLDQRNLAGIGNVYKSELCFLLGATPWLPFGDLPADRAAKLPALAKKLLEANRDRPVRSTTGLRGQDLFVYGRAPRPCLRCNTPVRVADQGDGSRERPTYWCPTCQVGPAPAPGAARTRRKSPPYN is encoded by the coding sequence ATGCCCGAAGGTGACACGGTCTGGCAGGCCGCGAGGCGACTGCATGACGCGCTCGCCGGCAAAGTGCTGACCCGTTCCGACCTCCGTGTGCCCAAGTACGCCACGGCCGACCTCACCGGCCGCGCCGTCCTTGAGGTCACCCCACGCGGCAAGCACCTCCTCACCCGCATCGAGGGCGGCCTGACCCTCCACTCCCATCTGCGGATGGACGGTTCCTGGAAGGTGTACGAGAACGGCCAACGCTGGAGCGGTGGCCCGTCGCACCAGATCCGGGCGATCCTCGGCACCACTGACCGCACCGCCGTCGGCTACCGCCTCCCCGTACTCGAACTTCTCCGAACGCCCGACGAGCACCGGGCCGTCAGCCACCTCGGCCCCGACCTCCTGGGCCCGGACTGGGACCCCGACCAGGCTCTCGCCAACCTCTTCTCGGACCCCGCCCGTTCTCTCGGCGAAGCGCTGCTCGACCAGCGCAATCTCGCCGGCATCGGCAACGTCTACAAGAGCGAGCTGTGCTTCCTCCTGGGCGCCACCCCGTGGCTCCCCTTCGGCGACCTGCCCGCCGACCGCGCCGCGAAGCTGCCCGCGCTCGCGAAGAAACTCCTCGAAGCCAACCGGGACCGCCCGGTCCGCAGCACGACAGGACTGCGCGGCCAGGACCTGTTCGTGTACGGCCGCGCACCCCGTCCCTGTCTGCGCTGCAACACCCCGGTCCGCGTCGCCGACCAGGGCGACGGCTCCCGCGAACGCCCCACCTACTGGTGCCCGACCTGCCAAGTGGGCCCTGCCCCCGCCCCCGGCGCGGCCAGAACACGGCGGAAGTCACCCCCGTACAACTGA
- a CDS encoding SDR family NAD(P)-dependent oxidoreductase translates to MPVQAYDLTGRTAFVTGAASGIGRASAVLLAEAGAVVHCADRDAPGLHETATLIKGMGGTARTHHLDVTDRTQVRRAVAACERLDVMAAVAGIMHSSPVLETRDEDLDRILGVNFKGVLYACQEAARLMISHNTRGSIITMASGAVDTGSPGLLCYGVAKAAVVQLTKTLAAEIGRHGIRVNAVAPGWIRTPMTDRHDGEAQAHTEALMARMAPLGRVGEPEEVAHAVLHLASDASAFTTGQILRPNGGVAMPW, encoded by the coding sequence ATGCCCGTACAGGCGTACGACCTCACCGGACGCACCGCATTCGTCACCGGGGCCGCCAGCGGCATCGGACGTGCATCCGCAGTACTGCTCGCCGAAGCCGGAGCCGTCGTGCACTGCGCCGACCGGGACGCGCCGGGGCTGCACGAGACGGCGACGCTGATCAAGGGTATGGGCGGCACCGCCCGTACCCACCACCTGGACGTCACCGACCGGACCCAGGTCCGGCGGGCCGTGGCCGCGTGCGAGCGGCTGGACGTCATGGCGGCGGTCGCCGGGATCATGCACAGCAGCCCCGTACTGGAGACCCGCGACGAGGATCTCGACCGGATCCTGGGCGTGAACTTCAAGGGCGTGCTGTACGCCTGCCAGGAGGCGGCCCGCCTGATGATCTCCCACAACACCAGGGGCAGCATCATCACCATGGCCTCGGGCGCCGTCGACACGGGCAGCCCCGGCCTGCTCTGCTACGGCGTGGCGAAGGCAGCGGTCGTCCAGCTGACCAAGACTCTGGCCGCCGAGATCGGGCGCCACGGCATCCGCGTCAACGCCGTCGCGCCGGGCTGGATCCGTACGCCGATGACCGACCGCCACGACGGCGAGGCGCAGGCGCACACCGAGGCGCTGATGGCCCGGATGGCCCCACTCGGCCGGGTCGGCGAACCGGAGGAGGTCGCCCACGCGGTGCTGCACCTGGCGTCCGACGCGTCGGCGTTCACGACGGGCCAGATCCTCCGCCCGAACGGCGGCGTAGCGATGCCCTGGTAG